The segment CCATGTTCATCGGCCCCCATGAGCTGCCGAATCGCCTCTTCGTGGCGCCGATGGCCGGCGTCACCGACCGGCCGTTCCGCCAGTTGTGCAAGCGCCTGGGGGCGGGCTATGCGGTCTCCGAGATGGTGACCTCGCGCAAGGACCTCTGGAACAGCCTCAAGACCTCGCGCCGCGCCAACCATGAGGGCGAAACCGCGCCCATCGCGGTGCAGATCGCCGGCACCGAGGCCGCCATGATGGCCGAGGCCACGGTCTACAACATCCAGCGCGGCGCCGATATCATCGACATCAACATGGGCTGCCCGGCCAAGAAGGTCTGCAACAAATGGGCGGGTTCGGCCCTGATGCAGGATGAGCCCTTGGCCCTGGAGATCATCGAGGCCGTGGTGGAGGCCGCGCGCCCGCATGGTGTGCCGGTGACGCTGAAGATACGCACCGGCTGGTGCGAAGCCGAGAAGAACGCCGTGGCCCTGGCGCGGCGCGCCGAGGCCGCCGGTGTGGCCATGGTGACGGTGCATGGCCGCACCCGCGAGCAGGGCTACAAGGGCTTTGCCGAGTACGACACCATCCGCGCGGTGAAGGCCGCGCTGAGCATCCCCGTGGTCGCCAACGGCGATATCGACAGCCCGGCCAAGGCCCGCGAGGTGCTGGCCTACACC is part of the Shinella sp. XGS7 genome and harbors:
- the dusB gene encoding tRNA dihydrouridine synthase DusB, which translates into the protein MFIGPHELPNRLFVAPMAGVTDRPFRQLCKRLGAGYAVSEMVTSRKDLWNSLKTSRRANHEGETAPIAVQIAGTEAAMMAEATVYNIQRGADIIDINMGCPAKKVCNKWAGSALMQDEPLALEIIEAVVEAARPHGVPVTLKIRTGWCEAEKNAVALARRAEAAGVAMVTVHGRTREQGYKGFAEYDTIRAVKAALSIPVVANGDIDSPAKAREVLAYTGADALMVGRAAQGRPWIFREIAHFLATGEELPAPPVLQARDWLIEHLHDHYSLYGALTGMRSARKHIGWAVRALPGGEDFRQSMNLLDSCEAQVAALGEFFQTLADQHERLPYLPAQDAANDEDQEESARLTA